One window of the Desulfovibrio sp. genome contains the following:
- the ffh gene encoding signal recognition particle protein, which produces MFESLSDRLSGVFRNFSGRGQLTEENVQAGLREVRLALLEADVNFKVVKDFVESVREKCLGQEVLKGVSPAQQVVKIVHDELVQLLGGETAGLNLQGREPAVIMLVGLQGSGKTTSAGKIANILRKQKMRPYLVPADVYRPAAIDQLTVLAKQLDMPCFPSTVDMNPVDIAKAALEKAREEQATVLLLDTAGRLHVDEPLMQELAAIKQAVQPQEILFVADAMTGQDAVTVAESFNERLGITGVVLTKMDGDARGGAALSIRSVTGAPVKFVGMGEKLSEMEVFHPDRIAGRILGMGDVLTLVEKAQSTINAEEAEELALKMKKASFDLEDFRTQMRRIKKLGSLDSILKMIPGMGGLREKLAEASGAMPEKEMERTEAIINSMTMAERRNPDILNGSRRARIAKGSGVSVAQVNQLVRQFEQMRQMMKGMMGGKGAKMPSMPRMRGMPPGMNLPKGLGGMGGMPNMGGMPGMPGMGGMPGMPGMEGMPGARAGATKAAPKKRKKKERPKRKKK; this is translated from the coding sequence ATGTTCGAGAGCCTTTCCGACAGACTTTCAGGCGTTTTCCGCAATTTCAGCGGGCGCGGGCAGCTTACCGAAGAAAACGTGCAGGCTGGCCTGCGCGAAGTGCGCCTTGCCCTGCTTGAGGCGGACGTCAACTTCAAGGTCGTAAAAGACTTTGTGGAAAGCGTGCGCGAAAAGTGCCTTGGGCAAGAGGTGCTCAAGGGCGTCAGCCCTGCCCAGCAGGTGGTCAAGATTGTTCACGACGAGCTCGTGCAGCTGCTTGGCGGCGAAACCGCGGGGCTGAACCTGCAGGGACGCGAACCTGCGGTCATCATGCTTGTGGGCCTGCAGGGTTCGGGTAAAACCACCTCGGCTGGCAAGATCGCCAATATTCTGCGCAAGCAGAAAATGCGCCCCTACCTTGTGCCTGCCGACGTTTACCGCCCTGCGGCTATTGATCAGCTGACCGTGCTGGCTAAACAGCTCGACATGCCCTGCTTCCCCTCCACGGTGGACATGAACCCCGTGGACATCGCCAAGGCAGCGCTTGAAAAGGCCCGCGAAGAGCAGGCCACCGTGCTGCTGCTCGATACAGCTGGCCGCCTGCACGTGGACGAACCCCTCATGCAGGAACTGGCCGCCATCAAGCAGGCGGTACAGCCCCAGGAAATTCTGTTTGTCGCCGACGCCATGACCGGTCAGGACGCCGTGACCGTGGCCGAAAGCTTCAACGAGCGCCTCGGCATTACCGGCGTGGTGCTCACCAAGATGGACGGCGATGCGCGCGGTGGCGCTGCTCTCTCCATCCGCTCGGTTACCGGCGCACCTGTCAAGTTTGTGGGTATGGGCGAAAAGCTGTCGGAGATGGAAGTTTTCCACCCCGACCGTATCGCTGGCCGCATTCTTGGCATGGGCGATGTGCTCACCCTGGTTGAAAAGGCGCAGAGCACCATCAACGCCGAAGAAGCCGAAGAACTGGCCCTCAAGATGAAGAAGGCCAGCTTTGACCTTGAAGATTTTCGCACCCAGATGCGCCGCATCAAAAAGCTTGGTTCGCTCGACAGCATCCTTAAGATGATTCCTGGCATGGGCGGCCTGCGCGAAAAGCTGGCAGAAGCCAGCGGGGCCATGCCTGAAAAGGAAATGGAGCGCACCGAGGCCATTATCAATTCCATGACCATGGCCGAGCGCCGCAATCCCGACATCCTCAACGGCAGCCGCAGGGCGCGTATTGCCAAGGGCTCGGGTGTATCCGTGGCCCAGGTAAACCAGCTTGTGCGCCAGTTTGAGCAGATGCGCCAGATGATGAAGGGCATGATGGGCGGCAAGGGAGCCAAAATGCCCTCCATGCCCCGCATGCGCGGCATGCCCCCCGGCATGAACCTGCCCAAAGGGCTTGGCGGCATGGGCGGTATGCCCAACATGGGTGGTATGCCCGGCATGCCCGGTATGGGTGGAATGCCTGGTATGCCCGGTATGGAAGGCATGCCCGGCGCGCGCGCTGGCGCAACCAAGGCCGCACCCAAGAAGCGCAAGAAAAAAGAGCGCCCCAAGCGCAAGAAAAAGTAA
- the guaB gene encoding IMP dehydrogenase, which produces MFTNRGKALTFDDILLVPGFSDITPDAVDISTWLTPEIPLRIPLLSAAMDTVTEAAMAISMARMGGIGIIHKNMPVARQRLEVEKVKKSESGMILDPVTISPNNTVQEALDLMSDFRVSGLPVVDDGRLVGILTNRDVRFVQDGAAVRVSEVMTSTNLVTVPMGTSLEESKRHLHEHRIEKLLVVDEQGHLRGLITMKDIDKVQKYPNACKDSNGRLRVGAAIGIGRDCESRSEQLLEAGADVLVLDSAHGHSLNVLNAIRMVKGAFPNCQLVAGNVATYEGAKAILEAGADSVKVGIGPGSICTTRIVAGVGVPQVTAVMEAGRAAREMDRCCIADGGIKFSGDIVKALVVGAHSVMIGSLFAGTEESPGETILYQGRTYKIYRGMGSIDAMKDGSSDRYFQEKSKKLVPEGIVGRVPYRGPVMEAVYQLMGGLRSGMGYVGAHNLTHLFENTTFCEISPAGLRESHVHDVVITKEAPNYRIEN; this is translated from the coding sequence ATGTTCACCAATCGCGGTAAGGCGCTGACCTTCGACGACATTTTGCTAGTCCCCGGCTTTTCGGACATCACCCCTGACGCCGTAGACATCTCCACCTGGCTCACCCCCGAAATTCCTCTGCGCATTCCCCTGCTCTCTGCCGCCATGGACACCGTGACAGAAGCCGCCATGGCCATTTCCATGGCCCGCATGGGCGGCATTGGTATCATTCACAAGAACATGCCCGTGGCCCGGCAACGCCTTGAGGTGGAAAAGGTCAAGAAGAGCGAAAGCGGCATGATTCTTGACCCCGTGACCATCTCGCCCAACAACACCGTGCAGGAAGCCCTGGACCTCATGTCCGACTTCCGCGTTTCGGGTCTGCCCGTGGTGGACGATGGCCGCCTGGTTGGCATTCTGACCAACCGCGACGTGCGTTTTGTGCAGGATGGAGCCGCAGTACGCGTTTCCGAGGTGATGACGAGCACAAACCTCGTTACTGTGCCCATGGGCACCTCGCTTGAAGAATCCAAGCGCCACCTGCATGAGCACCGCATCGAAAAACTGCTGGTGGTGGACGAACAGGGTCACCTGCGCGGCCTCATCACCATGAAGGACATCGACAAGGTTCAAAAGTACCCCAACGCCTGCAAGGACTCTAATGGTCGCCTGCGCGTGGGTGCTGCCATCGGCATTGGCCGCGACTGCGAATCCCGCTCCGAGCAGCTTCTTGAAGCTGGCGCAGATGTGCTGGTGCTCGACTCGGCCCACGGCCACTCGCTCAACGTGCTCAACGCCATCCGCATGGTCAAGGGCGCGTTTCCCAACTGCCAGCTGGTAGCTGGCAACGTGGCCACCTACGAAGGTGCCAAGGCCATCCTTGAAGCCGGTGCCGACTCCGTCAAGGTTGGCATCGGACCCGGCTCCATCTGCACCACCCGTATCGTGGCCGGTGTGGGCGTGCCGCAGGTTACAGCCGTTATGGAAGCAGGCCGCGCCGCACGCGAAATGGACCGTTGCTGCATCGCCGACGGCGGCATCAAGTTCTCTGGCGATATCGTCAAGGCTCTTGTGGTGGGCGCGCACTCGGTGATGATCGGCTCCCTCTTTGCGGGTACCGAGGAAAGCCCCGGTGAAACCATTCTGTACCAGGGCCGTACCTACAAGATCTACCGTGGCATGGGTTCCATCGACGCCATGAAGGACGGCAGCTCTGACCGTTACTTCCAGGAAAAGAGCAAAAAGCTCGTGCCCGAAGGCATCGTGGGCCGCGTGCCCTACCGTGGCCCCGTCATGGAAGCCGTGTACCAGCTCATGGGCGGACTGCGTTCCGGCATGGGCTATGTGGGCGCGCACAACCTGACCCACCTTTTTGAAAATACCACCTTCTGCGAGATTTCACCGGCGGGCCTGCGCGAAAGCCACGTGCACGACGTTGTGATCACCAAGGAAGCACCCAACTACCGCATCGAGAATTAG